A single window of Nicotiana tomentosiformis chromosome 1, ASM39032v3, whole genome shotgun sequence DNA harbors:
- the LOC138908082 gene encoding uncharacterized protein yields the protein MARTCNSDTDTNDATQETIATIVAQVDEDPMLWLKGVKKALRGMKAFDDEAVELGAYKLRDVAGAWFEMWEKERDEDDGPPTWEEFEEAFMANFKPEEDRETKATEFERFKQGHKSVQEYYMEFISLAKHAPHMVKIEKAKI from the exons ATGGCTCGTACTTGCAACTCTGACACCGACACTAATGATGCTACTCAAGAAACTATTGCGACTATTGTGGCTCAAG ttgatgaagatccaATGTTGTGGCTTAAGGGTGTTAAGAAAGCCCTCCGAGGGATGAAGGCATTTGATGATGAAGCTGTGGAGCTGGGTGCTTACAAGCTTAGAGATGTGGCCGgcgcttggtttgagatgtgggaaaaGGAAAGAGATGAAGATGATGGTCCTCCTACTTGGGAAGAATTTGAAGAGGCCTTCATGGCTAATTTTAAACCAGAAGAGGATAGGGAAACTAAGGCTACAGAGTTCGAGCGATTCAAGCAAGGGCATAAAAGTGTGCAAGAGTACTACATGGAATTCATAAGTTTGGCTAAGCATGCTCCTCACATGGTTAAGATAGAAAAAGCAAAGATCTGA